One stretch of Candidatus Angelobacter sp. DNA includes these proteins:
- a CDS encoding NUDIX domain-containing protein gives MAKDKVSAGLLMYRLRDGELEVFLAHPGGPFFAHKDDGHWTIPKGETGPGEELLATAIREFFEETGLEPHSDFMPLGSIRQKGGKIVHAWAFAGDWDESRPLKSNLFSMEWPPRSGKWVQVPEVDRVAFFAIAEAKRKLKEAQHPFLERLQTVLKGRQNS, from the coding sequence ATGGCCAAAGACAAAGTCAGCGCCGGGTTGTTGATGTATCGTCTTCGCGACGGCGAACTTGAAGTGTTTCTCGCGCATCCGGGCGGGCCGTTCTTTGCGCACAAGGACGACGGCCACTGGACCATTCCAAAAGGCGAGACCGGACCGGGCGAAGAGTTGCTGGCAACAGCGATTCGCGAATTTTTTGAGGAAACCGGTCTCGAACCGCACAGTGACTTCATGCCACTCGGCTCGATCCGGCAAAAAGGCGGCAAGATTGTTCACGCCTGGGCATTCGCCGGCGACTGGGACGAATCACGTCCGCTGAAAAGCAACCTGTTTTCGATGGAATGGCCGCCACGGTCGGGAAAATGGGTGCAGGTTCCGGAAGTGGACCGCGTCGCGTTCTTCGCCATTGCCGAAGCGAAACGAAAGTTGAAGGAAGCGCAGCATCCGTTTCTCGAACGATTGCAAACCGTGTTGAAGGGCCGCCAGAATTCTTGA